From a region of the Helicobacter hepaticus ATCC 51449 genome:
- a CDS encoding S41 family peptidase, whose amino-acid sequence MMNKSRVVVAGIIVSLLASSALFVGLSADESHKAKPKVQEVNKLESFKKLRRIMAIVEESYVDELSLDEIVNKAIDGLLSNLDAHSNYLNKKKFDDLRANIDGEFGGIGITVGLKDGALTIIAPVDGTPGDKAGLKSGDVIVKVNDKSTIDMSIDDAVNLMRGTPRTKVELTIVRKGEAKPLNFSIVRDIIKMDFVKVRKIQDTDFAYVRVASFDKNVTRNVLSSLKQMGKVKGIVLDLRNNPGGALDQAVDLSRLFIKNGVIVTQKGRNKNDNVEYRATNAPYASVPIVVLVNGGSASASEIVAGALQDHKRAVLIGEQTFGKGSVQTFMQLDQNEGLKLTTAKYYLPSGRTIQAVGVTPDIIVYPGVAPENENSFSIKESDLKRHLQGELEKVNEQNTKTETASDDKKNITQAMIYQDIQLKSAIDVLKAWGVIGALNPNK is encoded by the coding sequence ATGATGAATAAATCGCGCGTGGTTGTAGCAGGTATTATTGTTTCTTTGCTTGCGAGTTCGGCTTTATTTGTGGGGTTATCAGCTGATGAATCCCACAAAGCTAAACCAAAAGTGCAGGAAGTCAATAAGCTAGAATCTTTCAAAAAGCTTCGTCGCATTATGGCGATAGTAGAAGAGTCTTATGTTGATGAATTAAGTCTTGATGAGATTGTCAATAAGGCAATAGATGGATTATTAAGCAATCTTGATGCGCATTCAAATTATCTTAACAAAAAGAAATTTGATGATTTGCGTGCCAATATTGATGGTGAGTTTGGTGGCATTGGTATCACGGTGGGCTTAAAAGATGGTGCTTTGACAATTATTGCACCTGTTGATGGCACACCTGGAGACAAGGCAGGGTTAAAAAGTGGCGATGTTATTGTGAAGGTAAATGACAAAAGCACGATTGATATGAGTATTGATGATGCAGTAAATCTTATGCGTGGCACACCTCGCACAAAGGTGGAGCTTACTATTGTGCGTAAGGGTGAAGCAAAACCTCTAAATTTTAGTATTGTAAGAGATATTATCAAGATGGATTTTGTAAAGGTGCGCAAGATTCAAGATACTGATTTTGCATATGTGCGTGTAGCATCGTTTGATAAAAATGTAACGCGGAATGTATTAAGCTCACTCAAACAAATGGGTAAAGTAAAAGGTATTGTGCTTGATTTACGCAATAATCCGGGTGGAGCACTTGACCAAGCAGTTGATTTGAGTAGATTATTCATCAAAAATGGTGTGATTGTTACCCAAAAAGGACGCAATAAAAATGACAACGTTGAATATAGAGCAACAAATGCTCCTTATGCTTCTGTGCCTATTGTTGTGCTTGTTAATGGTGGAAGTGCAAGTGCAAGTGAGATTGTCGCAGGTGCATTACAAGACCATAAACGTGCTGTTCTTATTGGGGAACAAACATTTGGTAAAGGAAGTGTGCAGACATTTATGCAACTTGACCAAAATGAAGGCTTAAAACTCACTACTGCTAAATATTATTTACCAAGTGGAAGGACGATTCAAGCAGTGGGTGTAACACCTGATATTATCGTGTATCCCGGTGTAGCACCAGAGAATGAGAATAGTTTTAGCATTAAGGAATCTGATTTAAAAAGACATCTTCAAGGCGAGCTTGAGAAGGTTAATGAACAAAATACAAAGACAGAAACAGCGAGTGATGATAAAAAAAATATTACCCAAGCAATGATATATCAAGATATTCAACTTAAAAGTGCTATTGATGTGCTTAAAGCGTGGGGTGTGATTGGTGCTTTAAATCCAAACAAGTAA
- the purC gene encoding phosphoribosylaminoimidazolesuccinocarboxamide synthase codes for MEKREMLYEGKGKKLFATDDEHIVIAEFKDDLTAFNAEKKGKESGKGELNCQISSVLFELLARHNIATHYIKRLNMSDMLCKKVTIIPIEVVVRNIATGSLTKRLGISDGSILSQTLVEFYYKDDALGDPLINDEHCKILGIIKEQSQLEILKSQARQINEILKAFFDEKGLRLVDFKLEFGQDSAGNIILADEISPDSCRLWDKQTNQKLDKDRFRENLGSVKVAYEEVLRRILV; via the coding sequence ATGGAAAAACGAGAAATGCTATATGAAGGGAAGGGTAAAAAGCTTTTTGCCACGGATGATGAACATATTGTAATTGCAGAGTTTAAAGATGATTTAACGGCTTTTAACGCAGAAAAAAAAGGTAAGGAATCGGGCAAAGGTGAGCTAAATTGTCAAATTAGTTCAGTTCTTTTTGAGCTTTTAGCACGGCATAATATAGCTACACATTATATCAAGCGTCTTAATATGAGTGATATGTTGTGTAAAAAAGTAACTATTATTCCTATTGAAGTGGTTGTGCGTAATATTGCTACAGGTTCGCTGACAAAGCGTTTAGGCATAAGTGATGGAAGTATTCTTTCCCAGACGCTTGTTGAATTTTATTATAAAGATGATGCACTTGGCGACCCATTAATTAATGATGAGCATTGTAAGATTTTGGGCATTATAAAGGAGCAAAGTCAGTTAGAGATACTTAAGAGCCAAGCGCGTCAAATAAATGAAATTTTGAAAGCATTTTTTGATGAAAAAGGTTTGCGACTCGTTGATTTTAAGCTTGAATTTGGACAAGATAGCGCTGGAAATATTATACTTGCTGATGAAATTAGTCCTGATAGTTGCCGTTTATGGGATAAACAAACAAATCAAAAACTTGATAAAGATAGATTTAGGGAGAATCTAGGCAGCGTAAAAGTTGCCTATGAAGAAGTATTACGGCGGATTTTAGTATAG
- the purS gene encoding phosphoribosylformylglycinamidine synthase subunit PurS, whose amino-acid sequence MKVKVLVSLKEGVLDPQAKAIAHALCAHGFESLQSVKLSKEIILDIQENNADKAYNLAQSMCENLLANVVIEDYSIEILK is encoded by the coding sequence ATGAAGGTAAAAGTTCTTGTTTCACTTAAAGAGGGGGTGCTTGACCCTCAAGCAAAGGCTATTGCTCACGCATTGTGTGCTCACGGATTTGAAAGTTTGCAAAGTGTGAAGCTTTCTAAAGAAATTATTTTAGATATACAAGAGAATAATGCAGATAAAGCATATAATTTAGCACAAAGTATGTGTGAGAATTTGCTTGCCAATGTAGTAATTGAAGATTATTCTATTGAGATTCTTAAATGA
- the purQ gene encoding phosphoribosylformylglycinamidine synthase subunit PurQ, producing the protein MSVAIVRFPGTNCEFDTQYAFSLFGGVTYIVWHQDKSLPTDCHLVVIPGGFSYGDYLRCGAIAQFSPIMRVIKDFALQGGYVLGICNGFQILCEAGLLPGALKRNINLHFISQMQSLRIVSKNNAFLRSYAPNQEIRLPIAHADGNYFIDERELLELRANEQILLEYTDNPNGSVDSIAGICNEKKNVFGLMPHPERAIEDMLGSCDGKAMLDNLLHIAEMK; encoded by the coding sequence ATGAGTGTAGCTATTGTTAGATTTCCGGGCACAAATTGTGAGTTTGACACGCAATATGCCTTTTCTTTATTCGGGGGAGTTACTTATATTGTGTGGCATCAAGATAAGAGTTTGCCAACAGATTGCCATCTTGTTGTGATTCCAGGAGGCTTTAGCTATGGGGATTATTTACGTTGTGGAGCTATTGCGCAGTTTTCACCTATTATGAGAGTGATTAAGGATTTTGCTTTACAAGGTGGCTATGTGCTTGGTATTTGTAATGGTTTTCAGATTCTATGCGAGGCAGGATTATTGCCCGGTGCTTTAAAGCGCAATATTAATTTACATTTTATTTCACAGATGCAATCACTTAGAATCGTAAGCAAAAATAATGCTTTTTTACGCTCCTACGCTCCAAATCAAGAAATAAGATTGCCTATTGCCCACGCTGATGGAAATTATTTTATTGATGAGAGAGAGTTATTAGAGCTTAGGGCAAATGAGCAAATTTTACTTGAATATACGGACAATCCTAATGGTTCGGTAGATTCTATTGCTGGAATATGTAATGAGAAAAAAAATGTTTTTGGCTTAATGCCCCACCCCGAAAGAGCTATTGAAGATATGCTTGGCAGCTGTGATGGCAAAGCAATGCTTGATAATCTTTTGCATATTGCAGAGATGAAATAA
- a CDS encoding lysophospholipid acyltransferase family protein — protein MLAKIRAFLATLSIAIYLPVIIAQIYLTRSWRNGRWARKQCRWFFGFNRLNVERIGEYDKDAQLFVVNHQSVTDIIYFEGFHPANLCWVAKKQLGEIPLYGHALKAPDMILIDREDKKSIVFLLKEAKRQLAQNRLIAIFPEGTRSDGGEEFLPFKSGAKILASKLKLRIQPAVLINMRKLYNSSSMSIESDKARVVLMEAFIPDFDDEQWYEKLQKNMHDVYLKHYYELNQKPLSNNKAES, from the coding sequence ATGTTAGCAAAAATTAGAGCATTTCTTGCCACTCTCTCCATCGCCATTTATCTTCCCGTCATTATTGCCCAAATCTATCTTACGCGTAGTTGGCGTAATGGTAGATGGGCAAGAAAGCAATGTCGTTGGTTTTTTGGATTTAATAGATTGAATGTAGAGCGTATAGGTGAATATGATAAAGATGCACAACTTTTTGTTGTCAATCATCAGAGCGTAACAGATATTATTTATTTTGAGGGATTTCACCCTGCAAATTTGTGTTGGGTGGCTAAAAAACAGCTTGGGGAAATACCTTTATATGGGCACGCACTCAAAGCTCCAGATATGATACTCATTGATAGGGAAGATAAAAAAAGTATCGTCTTTTTGCTTAAAGAAGCAAAAAGGCAGCTTGCTCAAAATCGTCTTATTGCCATTTTTCCTGAAGGCACAAGGAGCGATGGAGGGGAAGAATTTTTACCTTTTAAATCGGGAGCAAAGATTCTCGCATCAAAGCTTAAACTTAGAATCCAGCCCGCAGTTCTTATTAATATGCGTAAGCTATATAATAGTTCATCTATGTCAATAGAGTCAGATAAAGCGCGAGTGGTTCTTATGGAGGCTTTTATACCAGATTTTGATGATGAGCAATGGTACGAAAAACTCCAAAAGAATATGCACGATGTGTATTTGAAACATTATTATGAGCTCAATCAGAAGCCTTTAAGTAATAACAAGGCAGAATCCTAG
- a CDS encoding quinone-dependent dihydroorotate dehydrogenase, with translation MSLYKMLSPYLFKLDAEKAHCMAELALKHIVPLPLVQDYVAGKYCVVDEHLNMEVAGLRFYNPVGLAAGFDKNATMVRGLSALGFGFLEIGTITQSPQEGNPKPRLFRYVEERSLQNEMGFNNQGSLEIVQRLKNIYPYSIPLGINVGKNKIIAQSDSLKNYENVLLDCLSVGDYFVFNLSSPNTPNLRDLQNVHFVQELFTMARSYTQKPLFIKISPDMDKDEMLKIVEMSIKYGANGVIATNTTIDYAVLTNARETGGISGEALKKKSKEVLRILSEAFFGKTALISVGGVDSALEAYERIKLGASLVQVLSGLIFEGPRLCQQINEGLLQYLKEDGFTHLYEAVGQDIAHKPKRGRKSKAAQALDSMEVNTEISTSLLTSKPKKSAQKVESQKKPATTRNTNANRASATKKTASKENAKAQQKLDSTESPKPTTHKNVNSAKKNLSNSQPSLSKVRENTAEIPKE, from the coding sequence ATGTCATTGTATAAAATGCTTTCCCCTTATCTTTTTAAGCTTGATGCTGAAAAGGCTCATTGTATGGCAGAATTGGCACTTAAGCATATAGTGCCTTTGCCTTTAGTGCAAGATTATGTAGCTGGAAAATATTGTGTTGTTGATGAGCACTTAAATATGGAAGTTGCTGGTCTGAGATTCTACAATCCAGTAGGTTTGGCTGCAGGATTTGATAAAAATGCAACGATGGTGCGAGGACTTTCGGCATTGGGATTTGGCTTTTTAGAGATTGGTACAATTACCCAATCTCCCCAAGAGGGAAATCCAAAACCTCGCCTTTTTCGTTATGTAGAGGAAAGAAGTTTGCAAAATGAAATGGGGTTTAACAATCAAGGTTCGCTTGAAATAGTGCAACGCCTTAAAAATATTTATCCTTATAGTATTCCGCTTGGGATTAATGTAGGTAAAAATAAAATTATTGCACAAAGTGATTCGCTTAAAAATTATGAAAATGTTTTACTTGATTGTTTGTCTGTGGGAGATTATTTTGTTTTTAATCTCTCCTCTCCAAATACACCGAATTTACGTGATTTGCAGAATGTGCATTTTGTGCAAGAGCTTTTTACTATGGCACGCTCATATACTCAAAAACCGCTTTTTATAAAAATATCTCCCGATATGGATAAAGATGAAATGCTCAAAATAGTTGAAATGAGTATCAAATATGGTGCAAATGGTGTGATTGCAACAAATACCACTATTGATTATGCTGTGCTTACAAATGCAAGGGAGACAGGAGGCATTAGTGGTGAGGCATTAAAAAAGAAGTCAAAAGAAGTGCTTAGAATCTTAAGTGAAGCATTTTTTGGCAAAACTGCCCTTATTTCTGTGGGAGGCGTTGATAGCGCACTTGAAGCTTATGAGCGTATCAAGCTTGGTGCATCACTTGTGCAAGTATTAAGTGGATTAATTTTTGAAGGTCCAAGATTGTGTCAACAAATCAATGAGGGGCTACTTCAATATTTAAAAGAAGATGGTTTTACACATTTGTATGAGGCAGTAGGGCAGGATATAGCCCATAAGCCAAAACGTGGAAGAAAATCAAAAGCGGCACAGGCATTGGATTCTATGGAGGTAAATACAGAGATTTCCACAAGCCTTCTCACAAGCAAGCCCAAAAAATCTGCTCAAAAAGTAGAATCTCAAAAGAAACCAGCTACTACAAGAAACACAAATGCAAATAGAGCATCTGCAACAAAAAAAACCGCCTCAAAGGAAAATGCAAAAGCACAACAAAAGTTAGATTCTACAGAATCTCCAAAGCCAACGACACATAAGAATGTAAACTCTGCCAAGAAAAACTTATCTAACTCACAGCCCTCATTATCTAAAGTGAGGGAAAATACGGCAGAGATTCCCAAAGAGTAA
- a CDS encoding M16 family metallopeptidase, which yields MSISNMVSIPSLVPSSLPKHYTKHLDNGLQIVVVPLNNKSGVIETNIFYKVGSRNEVMGKSGIAHMLEHLSFKSTDKLKAGEFDEIVKGFGGVNNASTSFDYTRYFIKSSVENLDKSLELFSELMSNLLLKEDEFEPERNVVAEERLWRTDNSPMGYLYFRFFNTAFVYHPYHWTPIGFMQDIQSWNIDDIRSFYRTYYQPQNAIVLVSGDIEPNVVFQSATQYFGKLKNTSSDIPQVRAKEPKQDGMRRNIVKKDSQVEFLAMGYKIPNYLSEDQVALSAIGEILSAGKSSIFQRELIDKQQIATSAYAYNMDMKDESVFLLIVAAKQGVRAEKIEEEVIKILENIKKGHISQEELDKVKVNTRANFIYSLENSSEVAGLFGSYLVRGDIKPLLSYERDINTLNLDKIQQVANKYFVEDTLSVVILKDKGR from the coding sequence ATGAGTATTTCTAATATGGTGAGCATCCCATCATTGGTCCCAAGTTCCTTGCCAAAACATTATACAAAACATCTTGATAATGGACTACAAATTGTGGTCGTGCCATTGAATAATAAGAGTGGTGTAATTGAGACAAATATTTTTTATAAGGTTGGAAGTCGTAATGAAGTAATGGGCAAAAGTGGCATTGCACATATGCTTGAGCATTTAAGCTTTAAATCCACGGATAAGCTCAAAGCAGGAGAATTTGATGAGATTGTAAAAGGCTTTGGAGGTGTGAATAATGCTTCAACAAGCTTTGATTATACACGTTATTTTATTAAATCAAGCGTTGAGAATCTTGATAAATCTTTAGAGCTTTTTTCTGAACTTATGAGTAATCTTTTGTTAAAAGAAGATGAGTTTGAACCCGAACGCAATGTAGTAGCAGAGGAGCGATTGTGGCGGACAGATAATTCACCTATGGGATATTTATATTTTCGTTTCTTTAATACTGCTTTTGTCTATCACCCTTATCATTGGACACCTATTGGTTTTATGCAAGATATTCAAAGCTGGAATATTGATGATATTCGCTCATTTTATCGCACTTATTACCAACCACAGAATGCTATTGTATTAGTAAGTGGCGATATTGAACCAAATGTTGTTTTTCAAAGTGCAACTCAATATTTTGGAAAACTTAAAAATACTTCTTCGGATATTCCGCAAGTTAGAGCAAAAGAGCCAAAACAAGATGGTATGAGGCGCAATATAGTAAAAAAAGATTCTCAAGTGGAGTTTCTTGCTATGGGATATAAGATTCCTAATTATTTAAGCGAAGACCAAGTGGCATTAAGCGCAATAGGCGAGATTCTAAGCGCTGGTAAATCAAGTATTTTTCAGAGAGAACTTATTGATAAACAGCAAATTGCCACTAGCGCATACGCATATAATATGGATATGAAAGATGAGAGTGTATTTTTACTCATTGTTGCAGCAAAACAGGGTGTCAGAGCTGAAAAAATTGAAGAAGAAGTGATTAAGATATTAGAAAATATTAAAAAAGGTCATATTTCCCAAGAAGAGCTTGATAAGGTTAAGGTCAATACGCGTGCAAATTTTATTTATAGTCTTGAAAATTCTTCAGAGGTTGCAGGGCTTTTTGGGAGTTATCTTGTGCGAGGAGATATTAAACCATTACTTTCTTATGAAAGAGATATAAATACTCTTAACTTAGATAAGATTCAGCAGGTAGCAAATAAATATTTTGTAGAAGATACACTAAGTGTGGTGATTTTAAAGGACAAGGGGAGGTGA
- the dapA gene encoding 4-hydroxy-tetrahydrodipicolinate synthase has product MVFGAMSALITPFINHKVDFETYETLIKRQITYGMDACVPVGTTGESATLSHKEHMECIEVAVAVCRGSKVKVLAGAGSNSTSEAKELALFAQKCGADALLCVTPYYNKPTQEGLFEHYKAVANAVEIPVMLYNVPSRTGVSIEIETAKRLRDACKNIYAIKEAAGLMERVVAFGAEVPNLALLSGEDVINYPILANNGKGVISVTGNLFPQEIADLTHYALQGNMEKSYEINTRLYEMNRILFCESNPVPIKAAMFLAGLLKNLEYRLPLVPPSKENMAKIQQILEKYEVKE; this is encoded by the coding sequence ATGGTTTTTGGGGCAATGAGTGCATTAATCACACCATTTATAAATCATAAGGTTGATTTTGAAACATATGAAACACTCATTAAGCGGCAAATTACCTATGGTATGGACGCTTGTGTGCCAGTAGGCACGACAGGAGAATCGGCTACACTTTCGCATAAAGAACATATGGAATGTATTGAAGTTGCCGTAGCGGTATGTAGGGGTAGTAAAGTAAAAGTGCTTGCAGGTGCAGGGAGTAATTCTACAAGCGAGGCAAAAGAACTTGCACTTTTTGCCCAAAAATGCGGTGCAGATGCGCTATTATGTGTTACACCTTATTATAATAAACCTACACAAGAGGGTTTGTTTGAGCATTATAAGGCTGTGGCTAATGCGGTGGAGATTCCTGTAATGCTTTATAATGTTCCATCACGCACAGGAGTAAGTATAGAGATAGAAACTGCTAAACGTCTGCGTGATGCTTGTAAAAATATTTATGCAATTAAGGAGGCAGCTGGACTTATGGAAAGAGTAGTGGCTTTTGGTGCAGAAGTGCCTAATCTTGCACTTTTAAGTGGAGAAGATGTAATCAATTACCCCATACTTGCAAATAATGGCAAAGGCGTTATATCTGTAACCGGTAATCTTTTCCCACAAGAGATTGCTGATTTAACGCATTATGCTTTACAAGGTAATATGGAAAAAAGCTATGAAATTAATACAAGGCTTTATGAGATGAATAGGATACTTTTTTGTGAAAGTAATCCTGTGCCCATTAAAGCGGCAATGTTTTTAGCAGGATTATTAAAAAACTTGGAATATCGTTTGCCATTAGTGCCACCTTCTAAGGAAAATATGGCTAAAATACAACAAATCTTAGAAAAATACGAGGTGAAAGAATGA